The following are encoded together in the Apium graveolens cultivar Ventura unplaced genomic scaffold, ASM990537v1 ctg7954, whole genome shotgun sequence genome:
- the LOC141704540 gene encoding RNA pseudouridine synthase 5-like, whose amino-acid sequence MRTIGEPWPELNDGLFYSDRVRPSDSGLTLIHFYSTKYKSSAPLQGWLQRIENGQITVDGTIVTDPIKVLSAASELQYHRIPWREPDAPYLLGVLFEDDHLIALDKPSGLQVLPGGLFQHRTVLTQLQWHAIKQSSIFACQQTNPVPVHRLGRGTSGILLCAKTKLAKARISAYFADGTSTLGSTWSETCYTIFVHLKMLICD is encoded by the exons ATGCGGACAATCGGAGAACCCTGGCCGGAATTAAACGACGGCCTCTTCTATTCCGATCGCGTCCGACCCTCTGATTCTG GTCTCACACTTATTCATTTTTACTCCACCAAGTACAAGAGTTCAGCTCCTTTGCAAG GATGGTTGCAGAGAATCGAGAATGGACAG ATAACCGTTGATGGCACGATTGTTACAGACCCTATCAAAGTTCTAAG TGCTGCTTCAGAATTGCAATATCATCGAATTCCTTGGAGAGAACCTGATGCACCATACTTGCTTGGAGTTCTATTTGAAGATGATCATTTG ATTGCACTAGACAAGCCATCCGGTCTCCAAGTTTTACCGGGAGGACTATTCCAGCACCGGACTGTTTTGACTCAATTACAGTGGCACGCAATCAAACAAAGTTCTATATTTGCATGTCAACAGACAAACCCTGTCCCTGTTCATCGTCTTGGAAGAGGTACATCAG GAATATTGCTTTGTGCAAAGACAAAGCTTGCAAAAGCTCGTATATCCGCATATTTTGCAGATGGAACCTCAACTCTTGGGAGTACTTGGTCAGAGACATGCTATACTATTTTCGTGCACTTAAAAATGCTTATTTGTGATTGA